In the Desulfuromonadaceae bacterium genome, one interval contains:
- a CDS encoding aminodeoxychorismate/anthranilate synthase component II: MVLMIDNYDSFTYNLVQYLGELGADVVVYRNDKITLDEIAALKPRQLVISPGPCTPGEAGISVAAIERFAGMIPIFGVCLGHQAIGQAFGGKVVRAATLMHGKTSLIHHAGSDIFAGLDNPFVATRYHSLIVERDSLPDTVQITAWTEDGTIMGLAHKELPVWGVQFHPESILTGAGKQLLQNFLNLT, encoded by the coding sequence ATGGTGTTGATGATCGACAACTACGACTCCTTTACCTATAATCTGGTTCAATATCTGGGCGAGCTCGGTGCCGATGTCGTCGTCTACCGCAACGACAAGATCACGCTCGACGAAATTGCCGCGCTCAAGCCGCGCCAACTGGTGATTTCCCCCGGCCCCTGCACGCCGGGCGAGGCGGGGATTTCGGTGGCTGCCATCGAACGTTTTGCCGGCATGATTCCAATCTTCGGTGTGTGCCTCGGCCATCAGGCGATCGGTCAGGCGTTTGGCGGCAAGGTGGTGCGCGCCGCGACCCTGATGCACGGCAAAACGAGTCTGATTCATCACGCCGGGAGTGATATTTTTGCTGGACTCGATAACCCCTTTGTGGCGACACGCTATCATTCACTGATTGTTGAACGGGACAGCCTGCCGGACACTGTACAGATCACCGCCTGGACCGAGGACGGCACCATCATGGGGCTGGCACATAAAGAGCTGCCGGTCTGGGGCGTTCAGTTTCATCCCGAATCGATCCTCACCGGGGCGGGGAAACAGTTGTTGCAGAATTTTCTTAATTTGACCTGA
- a CDS encoding PaaI family thioesterase, which yields MKHNGQEDIMIRDEIEWDTPPQWQELDQRQLIGSLRFVSGEPHGERLRLRYYLVDDAHTLAARVWFGPGAAGPPGLAHGGSIAAVFDEVLGLTAWVKKYPIVVANLNVNFRTALPLETVTTLMTHVESFVGRKISVRGELRGPGDTLYADASALLLVINPEKFAKKAGV from the coding sequence ATGAAACACAACGGACAGGAAGATATCATGATTCGCGACGAAATAGAGTGGGACACGCCGCCGCAGTGGCAGGAACTTGATCAGCGGCAGTTAATCGGCAGCCTGCGTTTTGTTTCCGGTGAGCCGCACGGTGAGCGTCTGCGGCTGCGTTATTATCTGGTTGATGACGCGCATACGCTGGCGGCCAGGGTCTGGTTTGGTCCGGGGGCCGCTGGTCCGCCGGGGCTCGCCCACGGCGGGAGCATTGCGGCGGTTTTTGACGAGGTATTGGGGCTGACCGCCTGGGTCAAGAAGTATCCGATTGTGGTGGCGAACCTTAACGTGAACTTTCGCACCGCCCTGCCGCTGGAGACAGTGACGACACTGATGACCCATGTCGAATCGTTTGTCGGGAGGAAGATCAGTGTCCGGGGGGAGTTACGCGGTCCCGGTGATACGCTTTACGCCGATGCAAGCGCCTTGTTACTGGTGATCAATCCGGAAAAATTTGCGAAAAAAGCAGGAGTCTAG
- the trpC gene encoding indole-3-glycerol phosphate synthase TrpC, which produces MTASPQILKTIVAHKRDEVAAARATLPEGELRAQLAELKDQPRGFMRALRATHASGRTAIIAEVKKGSPSQGVIRSDFDPLAIAEIYAAGGAACLSVLTDHKFFLGELHFLRLIREQVNLPLLRKDFICDPYQIVEARVAGADAILLIAAMLDLAQLREFSALAAELHLDVLLEVHDERELELALQTDCALIGINNRNLQTFVTALTTTERLLPLIPAERFVVTESGISHRAEVERLQHAGVGAFLIGEALMREADIGAKLKELLG; this is translated from the coding sequence ATGACCGCTTCCCCTCAAATTCTCAAGACGATTGTCGCCCATAAGCGCGACGAGGTGGCCGCCGCGCGCGCCACTCTGCCAGAGGGTGAACTACGGGCGCAACTTGCCGAGCTGAAGGATCAACCGCGCGGCTTCATGCGCGCTCTGCGCGCGACTCACGCGTCCGGCAGGACGGCCATCATTGCCGAAGTCAAGAAAGGGTCGCCGTCGCAGGGGGTGATCCGTTCCGATTTTGATCCCCTGGCGATTGCCGAGATTTACGCGGCGGGCGGCGCCGCCTGTTTGTCGGTATTGACGGACCATAAATTCTTCCTGGGGGAGCTGCATTTTCTTCGTCTGATTCGTGAGCAGGTCAATTTGCCCTTGTTGCGGAAAGATTTTATCTGTGATCCCTACCAGATTGTTGAGGCCCGCGTTGCTGGTGCCGATGCGATTTTGCTCATCGCCGCCATGCTTGACCTGGCGCAGTTGCGTGAGTTTTCCGCGCTGGCCGCTGAATTGCACCTCGATGTGCTGCTCGAAGTTCATGACGAACGCGAGCTGGAACTCGCGTTGCAGACCGATTGTGCGCTGATCGGCATTAACAACCGCAATCTGCAAACCTTTGTCACCGCGCTGACGACAACCGAGCGCTTGCTGCCGTTGATTCCGGCAGAACGCTTTGTGGTCACCGAGAGTGGCATCAGTCACCGGGCCGAGGTTGAGCGGTTGCAGCACGCCGGGGTGGGGGCCTTTCTGATCGGCGAAGCGCTGATGCGCGAGGCCGATATCGGTGCCAAGCTGAAAGAGTTGCTCGGGTAA
- the trpD gene encoding anthranilate phosphoribosyltransferase, translated as MIKLAIAKVVERQNLSEGEMVEVMDQIMSGGATPAQIGALITALRMKGETVAEITGAARVMRERATPIRVGRNVLDIDRDEINLDQETILDVVGTGGDGTNTFNISTTVAFVASSCGIKVAKHGNRSVSSACGSADVIEALGVNLDVTPEVVEQCINEIGIGFLFAPALHGAMKYAIGPRKEIGIRTIFNILGPLTNPAKADCQVMGVYREDLVEPLAQVLHNLGCRRGFVVCGSDGMDEITLTGPTTVATVSADGVGVDRITPEQFGFSRCTMADLRGGDARGNALIVRGILAGEQGPKRDIVLLNAAYALLASGKVTSVRAGITLAAEAIDSGRALAQVEKLAQLTSQ; from the coding sequence ATGATCAAGCTGGCGATTGCGAAGGTGGTGGAACGGCAGAATCTTTCCGAAGGGGAGATGGTCGAAGTGATGGATCAGATCATGTCCGGCGGAGCGACGCCGGCGCAAATTGGTGCGTTGATCACCGCGTTGCGCATGAAGGGGGAGACGGTTGCCGAGATCACCGGCGCGGCCAGGGTGATGCGCGAGCGTGCCACGCCGATCAGGGTCGGTCGCAATGTCCTCGATATCGACCGCGACGAGATCAACCTCGACCAGGAGACGATCCTCGATGTGGTCGGCACCGGTGGCGACGGTACCAACACCTTCAATATCTCCACCACCGTTGCCTTTGTTGCCTCCAGTTGCGGCATCAAGGTCGCCAAGCACGGCAACCGCTCGGTGTCCTCGGCGTGCGGCAGTGCCGATGTGATCGAAGCGCTGGGTGTTAACCTTGACGTCACCCCCGAGGTGGTTGAACAGTGTATTAACGAGATCGGCATCGGGTTTCTCTTTGCCCCGGCCCTGCACGGGGCGATGAAATACGCTATCGGGCCGCGCAAGGAGATCGGTATTCGCACCATCTTCAATATCCTTGGTCCGTTGACCAACCCGGCCAAGGCCGATTGCCAGGTGATGGGAGTCTATCGCGAGGATCTGGTTGAACCGCTGGCGCAAGTGCTGCACAATCTCGGCTGTCGGCGCGGTTTCGTCGTCTGCGGTAGCGACGGTATGGATGAGATCACCCTGACCGGTCCGACCACGGTGGCGACCGTCAGCGCCGACGGGGTCGGTGTCGACCGCATCACGCCGGAACAGTTCGGTTTTAGCCGCTGCACCATGGCTGATCTGCGCGGTGGCGATGCCCGCGGGAATGCGCTGATCGTGCGCGGCATCCTTGCCGGGGAGCAAGGGCCAAAACGCGATATCGTTCTGCTCAATGCGGCCTATGCGCTGCTGGCCTCCGGCAAAGTGACGTCAGTTCGTGCCGGGATTACCCTTGCGGCGGAGGCGATCGATTCCGGACGCGCTTTAGCGCAGGTTGAAAAACTGGCGCAGCTGACCAGCCAATGA
- a CDS encoding radical SAM protein: MNKTKTIRMLVADTQGEVFEHPWLLLTGCNGIDERLPEGDELIPLPEGSRLFTLPDTHPRGFERRRGQIVTAKRLPRKWGGGVLQAVAAFLTPGYTRTLLPAVDWLGERQQLPLWSYTAVGWCVEEERFYTAAVAVDRNRQWEPEHFDDRRLDPLVRSRLAAYPNNRLYEQLARCAVDYHCFAAKNLFLGRWEAPLPSSPICNSRCVGCISLQEAECCPSSQERLSFVPTVAELCEVAVPHLEQAENAIVSFGQGCEGDPIMQAETICAAVREMRRHTSRGTINFNSNASLPDAIDQLAAAGIDSLRVSLNSAQEPFYNAYYRPRGYHFADVVEALHRAKKNGLFTMLNYLVFPGVTDREDEVTALIELVRSAGVDLIQLRNLAIDPALYWRALNPQGSGIGMMRMLRRLKAAVPQLQYGYFNRTRENFFPEGFEKDWPINA; this comes from the coding sequence ATGAACAAGACGAAAACCATCCGCATGCTGGTCGCCGATACACAGGGCGAAGTTTTTGAGCACCCCTGGCTGCTGCTGACCGGCTGCAACGGCATTGATGAGCGCCTTCCGGAAGGGGACGAACTGATCCCGCTGCCGGAAGGAAGTCGCCTGTTTACCCTCCCCGACACCCATCCGCGCGGTTTCGAACGGCGGCGGGGACAGATTGTCACCGCCAAGCGCCTGCCGCGCAAATGGGGGGGCGGAGTGCTTCAGGCCGTCGCCGCGTTTCTGACTCCCGGCTACACCCGTACCTTACTCCCCGCTGTCGATTGGCTGGGGGAACGGCAACAACTGCCGCTCTGGTCCTACACGGCGGTCGGCTGGTGTGTTGAGGAAGAGCGTTTCTACACAGCGGCAGTGGCGGTGGATCGCAACCGCCAGTGGGAACCGGAGCATTTCGATGATCGTCGGCTCGACCCGCTGGTGCGCTCACGGCTCGCCGCCTACCCGAACAACCGGCTCTACGAGCAACTGGCGCGGTGCGCGGTCGATTATCACTGTTTTGCCGCCAAGAACCTTTTTTTAGGCCGCTGGGAAGCGCCCCTGCCGAGTTCACCGATTTGCAATTCACGTTGCGTCGGCTGTATTTCGTTGCAGGAAGCGGAGTGTTGCCCGTCGAGTCAGGAGCGCCTGAGCTTCGTCCCCACGGTGGCGGAATTGTGCGAGGTCGCCGTCCCCCATCTCGAACAGGCCGAGAATGCCATCGTTTCGTTCGGTCAGGGGTGCGAGGGTGATCCGATCATGCAAGCCGAGACGATTTGTGCCGCAGTGCGCGAGATGCGGCGGCACACATCGCGCGGCACGATCAATTTCAACTCCAACGCCTCGCTCCCTGACGCCATCGATCAACTGGCCGCCGCTGGCATCGATTCACTTCGCGTCTCGCTCAACTCGGCACAGGAACCGTTCTACAACGCCTATTATCGGCCCCGCGGCTACCACTTTGCCGATGTCGTCGAAGCGCTCCACCGGGCGAAAAAAAACGGGCTTTTCACCATGCTCAACTATCTGGTCTTCCCCGGCGTGACCGACCGCGAAGATGAAGTGACGGCGCTGATCGAACTGGTGCGCAGTGCCGGGGTCGATCTGATCCAGCTGCGTAATCTGGCCATCGATCCGGCGCTCTACTGGCGGGCACTCAACCCGCAAGGGAGCGGGATCGGCATGATGCGGATGTTGCGACGGCTCAAGGCTGCGGTGCCGCAGCTTCAGTACGGCTACTTCAATCGCACGCGGGAAAATTTTTTTCCGGAAGGGTTTGAAAAAGACTGGCCGATCAACGCGTAA
- a CDS encoding response regulator has translation MLNLLLVEDSPTQLQAILESLSNREQRFHITTASNLNEAKAFLSQIRPDLAIIDLSLPDGKGTELLPGPHTERTFPCIILTGEGNEEQAVNALKLGALDYIVKSSTTLRKLPKIIDSALHQWQALLDLRKAQQELAIREESYRNFTRQFKTLFDAIRDPILLFDQDLTVVWANQSATELFSDAKDSLTGQSYYDIVKLRNVHAIDDAATSGGINATCRVHINKKLYQQQAFPMLNDDTELTNAVLIFRDISTEAEQQERRLHSGKLELLGELAAGVAHEINNPINGVINYADILSRSDFEPVRSKDICQRIIHEGERIARIVASLLNFARRKTGRGEYRTHICATVEEALLLSNAQLRRMNIDVETVCAEQLPDIIFDPQELLQILLNLISNSRHALHNKFPASHPDKKIVIAGSRAGSNVQLSVTDFGSGIPAALLPRVTEPFFTTKPASDGTGLGLSICRQLIEANGGELSVDSREGEFTCVKLTLPCRND, from the coding sequence ATGCTTAATCTCTTACTGGTGGAAGATTCACCGACCCAGCTCCAGGCAATTCTTGAGTCGCTGTCAAATCGCGAACAGCGTTTTCATATTACCACCGCGTCAAACCTGAATGAAGCGAAAGCGTTCCTGAGCCAGATACGTCCTGATCTGGCCATCATTGACCTGTCTCTTCCCGACGGCAAGGGCACGGAACTTCTCCCCGGTCCGCACACGGAAAGAACTTTCCCTTGCATCATCCTGACCGGCGAAGGGAATGAGGAGCAGGCAGTCAATGCCCTCAAACTGGGCGCGCTCGACTACATCGTCAAATCATCGACCACGCTGCGCAAACTGCCAAAGATCATTGACAGTGCCCTGCATCAATGGCAGGCGCTGCTGGACCTCCGCAAAGCTCAGCAGGAGCTGGCCATCCGCGAGGAAAGTTACCGCAACTTCACCCGGCAATTCAAAACACTCTTCGACGCCATTCGTGACCCTATTCTGCTGTTCGATCAAGACCTCACCGTGGTCTGGGCCAACCAGAGTGCCACCGAACTCTTTTCTGACGCAAAAGACAGTCTGACGGGTCAATCGTATTATGATATCGTCAAGCTGAGAAATGTTCACGCCATCGATGACGCGGCGACCAGCGGAGGAATCAACGCAACCTGCCGCGTCCACATCAACAAGAAACTCTACCAGCAACAGGCCTTTCCGATGTTGAACGACGATACGGAATTGACCAACGCGGTGTTGATTTTCAGAGACATTTCCACCGAAGCCGAACAGCAGGAAAGACGGCTCCACAGCGGCAAGCTGGAACTGCTCGGTGAACTGGCCGCCGGAGTCGCCCACGAAATCAACAATCCGATCAATGGCGTGATCAACTATGCCGACATCCTCTCCCGCAGCGACTTCGAACCGGTCCGCTCGAAAGATATTTGTCAACGCATCATTCATGAAGGGGAACGGATCGCCAGAATCGTTGCTTCCCTGCTCAATTTTGCCCGGCGGAAAACGGGGAGGGGCGAGTATCGAACGCACATTTGCGCGACGGTTGAAGAAGCCCTGCTCCTTTCCAATGCGCAGTTAAGAAGGATGAACATTGATGTCGAAACCGTCTGCGCAGAGCAGTTACCCGACATCATCTTCGATCCACAGGAACTGCTGCAAATATTATTGAACCTGATCAGCAACAGCCGCCACGCCCTGCATAATAAATTTCCGGCAAGCCATCCTGACAAAAAAATCGTCATTGCAGGTAGCCGTGCAGGTAGTAACGTTCAACTCTCAGTCACAGATTTCGGGAGCGGCATCCCGGCGGCACTGCTGCCACGTGTCACCGAACCTTTCTTCACCACCAAACCGGCCAGCGATGGAACCGGCCTTGGTCTGAGTATCTGTCGACAATTGATTGAAGCGAATGGCGGCGAACTGTCTGTCGACAGTCGTGAAGGAGAATTCACCTGCGTCAAATTAACCCTTCCCTGTCGCAACGATTGA
- the trpE gene encoding anthranilate synthase component I, translating to MYFPTLEEFTRLCDEGNLIPVWREILADMETPVSAFRKIDDGRTSFLLESIEGGEKWARYSFLGSGPGRVFRSRDDYYEIVADGAVIDSGRGVNPLDELRRFMAQYQPVPLAELPRFCGGAVGYLGYDTVRFVESLPDQNPREIDVWDSCFLLTEKLLIFDTMRQKVKVVCNVHRGDAETPAQAYRRGVTAIDAMIEQLRQPLPVAHGKAVSGDVELIPNFSREEFKAAVEQCKEYVRAGDIFQVVLSQRFSGVLDCDPFDIYRALRTINPSPYMFFLRFDDTLVIGASPEVLVRKEGDQVEVRPIAGTRPRGATPEEDGRLEQELLTDAKELAEHIMLVDLGRNDLGRVCRTGTVEVDELMVVERYSHVMHIVSNVRGKLKDGCDALDVFGAAFPAGTLSGAPKIRAMEIIDELEPCRREIYGGAVGYLSFSGNMDMAIAIRTLIVNQGRIHLQAGAGIVADSDPESEYQETLSKARGALKAIEMARRGLD from the coding sequence ATGTATTTCCCCACTCTTGAAGAATTTACCCGGCTTTGTGACGAGGGTAATCTGATTCCGGTCTGGCGTGAGATTCTGGCGGACATGGAAACGCCGGTGTCGGCGTTCAGGAAGATCGATGACGGACGCACATCCTTTCTCCTCGAAAGTATCGAAGGGGGCGAGAAGTGGGCCCGCTATTCGTTTCTGGGCAGCGGGCCGGGGCGGGTCTTTCGCAGTCGTGATGACTATTACGAGATCGTCGCCGACGGTGCGGTCATCGACAGTGGTCGCGGGGTTAACCCGCTCGATGAGTTGCGCCGTTTCATGGCGCAGTATCAGCCGGTGCCGCTGGCTGAACTGCCTCGCTTTTGCGGTGGTGCCGTCGGCTATCTCGGTTACGACACGGTCCGTTTTGTCGAAAGTTTGCCGGACCAAAATCCGCGCGAGATCGACGTCTGGGATAGCTGCTTTCTGCTCACCGAGAAACTGCTGATCTTCGACACTATGCGGCAAAAGGTCAAGGTGGTCTGCAATGTTCATCGGGGTGACGCTGAAACTCCTGCGCAAGCCTACCGCCGCGGGGTAACCGCAATTGACGCGATGATCGAACAATTGCGGCAGCCGTTGCCGGTGGCGCACGGCAAGGCGGTGTCCGGCGACGTCGAGCTGATCCCGAATTTCAGCCGCGAGGAATTCAAGGCAGCGGTCGAACAGTGCAAGGAATATGTGCGGGCGGGAGATATTTTTCAGGTGGTCCTGTCGCAGCGCTTTAGCGGTGTGCTCGATTGTGATCCCTTCGATATTTACCGGGCGTTGCGGACGATCAACCCCTCTCCCTATATGTTTTTTCTGCGCTTCGATGACACGCTGGTTATCGGCGCTTCCCCTGAAGTGCTGGTGCGCAAGGAGGGGGATCAGGTCGAAGTGCGTCCGATCGCCGGAACCCGGCCGCGCGGTGCCACGCCCGAGGAAGACGGGCGCCTGGAGCAGGAGTTGCTGACCGATGCGAAGGAACTGGCTGAGCATATTATGCTGGTCGATTTGGGGCGCAACGATCTCGGGCGGGTGTGCCGGACCGGCACGGTCGAAGTGGATGAATTGATGGTGGTCGAGCGCTATTCGCATGTCATGCATATCGTCTCGAATGTGCGGGGCAAACTGAAGGATGGTTGTGACGCGCTCGATGTTTTCGGTGCCGCTTTCCCGGCCGGAACCCTTTCCGGCGCGCCGAAAATCCGGGCGATGGAGATCATCGACGAGCTGGAACCGTGCCGCCGCGAAATTTACGGAGGCGCGGTCGGTTACCTGTCTTTTTCCGGCAATATGGATATGGCGATCGCGATCCGCACGCTGATCGTCAATCAGGGTCGCATCCATCTTCAGGCCGGTGCCGGGATTGTTGCCGATTCCGACCCCGAGAGCGAGTATCAGGAGACGCTGAGCAAAGCGCGCGGCGCACTGAAAGCGATTGAAATGGCGCGACGGGGGCTCGACTGA
- a CDS encoding DUF4080 domain-containing protein — MRTTLTTLHSKYIHASLALPYLAAYCAADCTAIEIREFTVHEPKINVLAALLATEPDVVAFSVYLWNRRETLELVAALHAVRPTVRIVLGGPEVSFDGPALFTQHPGISALVRGEGELPLRALLSAWARGAEPDDLSRLTLRRDGAVVVGPDAPPLADLDTLPSPFTAGLVDAQRGLVYYETSRGCPYRCAFCMSALDTEVRSFSRARIEGDLGWLLARRVPVIKVVDRTFNYNAARAREILAFIVQHHRASRIHLEIGAQLLDEETLTLLENAPPGIFQFEIGVQTILPETLATVGRTLSAASLETVVRRLRRANNIPVHLDLLAGLPGETEHDVLAAVDRMLALHPHHLQLEPVKLLPGSPLRDRAAALGLVYDPHPPYTVLTTPTLSFAALERLRDVSRILDLTWNDGSLIRFLNGLAVLRGSLAAAVAALADDWRGHDYFRQPVARRGVFERIWRFVREHFRGDDFARLRDLLARDLACSERIVPGKAPELFDDALGEEETRAAQKLVRKEVDAVRGQGVKVMHFAARFSHLPDQPEPVVVVFFYLTRSGAGMTVKEVVVGSE, encoded by the coding sequence ATGCGCACAACGCTGACCACACTCCACAGTAAATACATTCATGCCAGCCTGGCGCTGCCTTATCTGGCGGCGTACTGCGCCGCGGATTGCACAGCGATCGAAATTCGCGAGTTTACCGTGCATGAGCCGAAAATCAACGTGCTGGCGGCGCTGCTGGCGACGGAACCGGATGTGGTTGCGTTCTCGGTCTATCTCTGGAACCGGCGCGAAACGCTGGAGCTGGTCGCTGCTTTGCACGCCGTGCGCCCAACGGTGCGCATCGTTCTCGGTGGCCCGGAGGTGTCGTTCGATGGGCCCGCACTCTTTACGCAACACCCCGGCATTAGCGCACTGGTGCGCGGCGAGGGAGAGTTGCCGCTGCGGGCGCTGCTGTCCGCCTGGGCGCGAGGTGCCGAGCCGGACGATTTGTCCCGCCTGACGCTGCGCCGTGACGGCGCGGTCGTTGTCGGTCCGGACGCCCCGCCGCTGGCTGATCTCGACACCCTGCCATCCCCTTTCACGGCGGGGCTGGTCGATGCGCAACGCGGCCTGGTTTATTATGAGACCAGCCGTGGGTGCCCCTATCGTTGTGCTTTCTGCATGAGCGCCCTTGATACCGAGGTGCGTTCCTTTTCACGCGCGCGGATCGAAGGCGACCTGGGCTGGCTGCTCGCACGGCGGGTGCCGGTGATCAAGGTGGTTGACCGGACCTTCAATTACAACGCCGCGCGGGCGCGCGAGATTCTCGCCTTTATTGTGCAGCACCATCGCGCCAGCCGGATTCATCTGGAGATCGGGGCCCAACTCCTCGACGAGGAAACCCTGACGCTGCTCGAAAATGCTCCGCCGGGGATCTTCCAGTTTGAAATCGGTGTGCAGACAATCTTGCCGGAAACCCTTGCCACGGTTGGACGAACATTGTCGGCAGCATCTCTGGAAACGGTCGTGCGCCGCTTGCGCCGGGCAAACAATATCCCTGTGCATCTCGACCTGCTCGCCGGCCTGCCGGGGGAAACGGAACACGATGTGCTTGCCGCGGTCGACCGGATGCTGGCGTTGCACCCCCATCATCTGCAACTGGAGCCGGTCAAGCTGCTCCCCGGCTCACCGTTACGCGACCGCGCGGCCGCGCTTGGACTGGTCTACGATCCCCATCCCCCCTATACCGTGCTGACGACGCCGACGCTGTCATTTGCCGCGCTGGAGCGGCTGCGTGATGTGAGTCGAATCCTCGATCTGACCTGGAATGACGGAAGCTTGATCCGTTTTCTCAACGGCCTGGCGGTCCTTCGCGGGTCATTGGCCGCCGCCGTAGCGGCGCTGGCGGACGACTGGCGGGGGCATGATTATTTTCGTCAGCCGGTGGCACGGCGCGGAGTCTTTGAGCGGATCTGGCGATTTGTCCGGGAACACTTCCGGGGCGATGATTTTGCCCGTTTGCGTGATCTGCTGGCGCGCGATTTGGCCTGTAGTGAACGGATTGTGCCGGGGAAAGCGCCGGAACTATTTGACGATGCGTTGGGTGAGGAAGAAACGCGCGCGGCACAGAAGCTGGTGCGCAAGGAAGTGGACGCGGTACGCGGGCAGGGGGTAAAGGTGATGCATTTTGCTGCCCGCTTCAGTCACCTCCCCGATCAGCCGGAACCGGTCGTTGTCGTCTTTTTTTATCTGACCCGCAGCGGCGCGGGGATGACAGTGAAAGAAGTTGTTGTCGGTTCTGAGTGA
- a CDS encoding TrpB-like pyridoxal phosphate-dependent enzyme, giving the protein MQTKILLPEDHIPKQWYNVIPDLPGTLAPVVHPVTMQPVSPDDLLPLFPMGLIEQEVSTQRWIDIPREVLDIYQLWRPSPMYRAHRLEKALGTASKIYYKYEGGSPAGSHKPNSAIPQAYYNKIFGTKRIATETGAGQWGSSISLACQMFGLECTVYMVKVSYNQKPYRKSMMQLWGANVIPSPSNQTNAGRAILAAHPDSNGSLGIAISEAVEDAIGREDTRYALGSVLNHVCLHQTIIGLEAKEQMALVGDYPDVVIGCHGGGSNFAGISFPFVADKAAGKNVRVLAVEPASCPTLTRGVYAFDYGDTAKMAPVAKMYTLGHDFMPPGIHAGGLRYHGASALVSQLVHEGVVEAKSVHQLACFEAAVLFSRSEGIIPAPESSHAIRGAIDEALQADEEGKEKTILFNLSGHGHVDMQAYDDFFAGKLTDYDYPEEAIRESLAQLPKVG; this is encoded by the coding sequence ATGCAGACCAAGATCCTGCTCCCTGAAGACCATATCCCGAAACAGTGGTACAATGTTATTCCCGACCTGCCGGGGACGCTGGCACCGGTGGTTCACCCGGTGACGATGCAGCCGGTATCGCCGGACGATCTGCTGCCGCTCTTTCCGATGGGGCTGATCGAGCAGGAGGTATCGACGCAGCGCTGGATCGACATCCCCCGTGAAGTGCTCGACATCTATCAGCTCTGGCGACCGTCGCCGATGTATCGTGCCCATCGGCTCGAAAAAGCGCTCGGCACCGCATCGAAGATCTATTACAAATACGAAGGAGGCTCTCCGGCCGGGTCGCACAAACCGAACAGCGCCATCCCGCAGGCCTACTACAATAAAATTTTCGGCACCAAACGCATCGCTACCGAGACCGGTGCCGGCCAATGGGGTTCGTCGATCTCGCTCGCCTGCCAGATGTTTGGCCTCGAATGCACGGTTTATATGGTCAAGGTGTCCTACAACCAGAAACCGTACCGCAAGAGCATGATGCAACTGTGGGGAGCGAATGTCATCCCCTCGCCGTCGAACCAGACCAACGCGGGGCGGGCGATCCTCGCCGCGCATCCCGACAGCAACGGCTCGCTCGGTATCGCTATCAGCGAGGCGGTCGAGGATGCTATTGGGCGCGAGGATACCCGCTATGCTTTGGGCAGTGTGCTCAACCATGTCTGCCTGCATCAGACCATCATCGGCCTGGAGGCGAAGGAGCAGATGGCGCTGGTCGGTGACTATCCCGATGTCGTCATCGGCTGTCACGGTGGCGGCTCCAACTTCGCCGGCATCAGTTTCCCCTTCGTCGCGGACAAGGCGGCGGGTAAGAACGTGCGTGTCCTTGCTGTCGAGCCGGCCAGCTGCCCGACGCTGACCCGGGGGGTTTACGCCTTCGACTACGGCGACACTGCCAAGATGGCACCGGTGGCGAAGATGTACACCCTCGGTCACGATTTCATGCCGCCGGGGATTCATGCCGGTGGCCTGCGCTATCACGGTGCCTCGGCGCTGGTCTCACAGCTGGTGCACGAAGGTGTCGTCGAGGCGAAGTCGGTTCATCAACTCGCCTGTTTCGAGGCGGCGGTCCTTTTTTCCCGCAGTGAGGGGATCATCCCCGCCCCGGAATCGAGCCACGCCATTCGTGGCGCCATCGACGAGGCGTTGCAGGCCGATGAAGAAGGGAAAGAGAAGACGATTCTCTTCAATCTGTCCGGTCACGGCCACGTCGACATGCAGGCCTATGACGATTTCTTCGCCGGCAAGCTGACCGATTATGACTATCCGGAAGAAGCGATCAGGGAATCGCTGGCGCAGCTGCCCAAGGTGGGGTAG